In Candidatus Eisenbacteria bacterium, one genomic interval encodes:
- a CDS encoding RNA methyltransferase — translation MKQNPAWPSASLQYRGQSVQRIRPSGSVCQKRAAGASRLRVDMTATSPSEKSIIAAVARFDPKRQAEFLERLNPRRAEIKRDLDARRLPFGVAIDNPDKETNIGNLLRTAHAFLCGEIVLIGSRRYQGAGSHGIERFERIRHLPTRQEFLDWLPDSGYETVAVEIHPEAERLDRFVFPERPLFLLGSEHYGLNESLLSAAKHKVAVPQFGLVPCLNVNIACSIVLYAFVTSRHPDLETTVVRGRKYLVDEKSGRQPSIDE, via the coding sequence ATGAAGCAGAATCCGGCTTGGCCGTCAGCGAGCCTGCAGTACCGGGGGCAGAGTGTGCAGAGGATCCGCCCGTCGGGTTCGGTCTGCCAGAAGCGTGCGGCGGGAGCCTCTCGACTGCGCGTGGACATGACAGCGACCTCTCCTTCGGAGAAGAGTATCATAGCCGCCGTGGCTCGATTCGATCCGAAACGGCAGGCCGAGTTTCTCGAGCGGCTGAATCCGCGCCGCGCGGAGATCAAGCGGGATCTCGACGCGCGGAGGCTCCCCTTCGGCGTCGCGATCGACAATCCAGACAAGGAAACGAACATCGGCAACCTGTTGCGGACGGCGCACGCCTTCCTCTGCGGCGAGATCGTCCTCATTGGCTCGCGGCGGTACCAGGGAGCCGGAAGTCACGGGATCGAGCGCTTCGAGCGGATTCGCCATCTGCCGACTCGCCAGGAGTTCCTCGACTGGCTGCCCGACTCGGGATATGAGACGGTCGCCGTGGAGATCCACCCGGAGGCCGAGCGCCTCGATCGTTTCGTCTTTCCGGAGAGACCGCTCTTTCTCTTGGGGAGCGAGCACTACGGCCTAAACGAGTCCCTTCTCTCCGCGGCGAAGCACAAGGTCGCCGTGCCGCAGTTCGGTCTTGTCCCCTGCCTCAATGTCAACATCGCCTGCTCCATCGTCCTGTATGCCTTCGTGACTTCGCGGCATCCGGATCTCGAGACGACGGTCGTGCGGGGGCGAAAGTACCTGGTGGACGAGAAGAGCGGCAGGCAGCCATCGATCGATGAGTAG